The nucleotide sequence AGGCCCAAAATCACCGGCACCGCCAGCAGCAGCGGCCATAATGAGGCGTGCAGGCTGGAGAAGCCCAGCGCCTTGTTGAACACGCCGCGGCTGATGTTCAGGAAGTATGTGGCCGGATAAATGCGGCCGATGAACGCGCCCATGCCTTCGAGCGAAGAAACCGGGTTCAACATACCGGCAAACTGGATGGCCGGGATCATGGTGCCGATTATTGCCACAACCATCGCCGCGATCTGACTGCGCGTGAAGGCGGAAGCAAACAGGCCGACGCCGGTCGAAAATATGACAAACAGCAGCGCCCCCGCCGCCAGCGTCAGGAAGCTGCCCTTGACCGGCACGGCGAAAACCGTGACGGCCAGTAGCGTCATCAGGCCGAAGTTGAACAGCGCGAGCACGACATAAGGGAACTGCTTGCCGAGCAGAAACTCGCTGCGGGTTACCGGGGTAACGTAGAGATTGATAATCGAGCCCATTTCCTTCTCTCGCACAACAGAGAGTGCGGTCAGCATCGCCGGGATCATCAGCAACAACATCGGAATGACCGCCGGCACCATCGCCGGCAGGCTCTTAACGTCGGGGTTGTAGCGAAAGCGTGTCTCGATCGTTGCCGGACCTGATGCGGCGGACTGGCTGAGGCGGGGTTTTGCCATATCCAGCAACCAACCCTGGTGGATGCCCTGTACATAGCCTTGCACCGTCTCGGCGCGCTGCGGCATGGCGCCGTCCACCCAGGCGCCGACCTGCACGGCAGTGCCGCGCGCCACGTCCCGCGCGAAAGCGGGGGGGATCTCGACAGCCAGCGCGATTTCGCCCGCGCGCATGCGCCGGTCGAGATCATCGTAATCGGTAATCGGCGGGCGCTCAACGAAGTACCGCGAACCGGACAGGTTCAGCGCGTAGTTCTGGCTCAGCATGGTCTGGTCGTGATCGAGCACGGCATAGGTCAGGTTTTCCACATCCAGGTTGATGCCATAGCCGACGACGAACATCAGGATGACTGTTCCCAAGAGCGCCATGGTGGCGCGCACCGGGTCGCGCTTGAGTTCCAGCATCTCGCGCAGGCTGTAGCTCCAGGCGCGGTTCAGGTTGAAGGAGAATCTGCGCGTAGGCATAGCGGTTCGCCCCGCTGCAGGCAGGGCAGGCTTAGCTTCATTCACCGCCGGGGGCGTCGCCTCGCTTGCGCCGGCCTCCTGCAAGTAGCCGATGAAGGTCTCCTCCAGCGTGGCAGCGCCACTCTTGCTCACCAGTTCGGTAGGCTTGCCGGTAGCCAGCACGCGGCCCGCGTGCATGAGAGAGATGCGGTCGCAGCGTCCGGCCTCGTTCATGAAGTGGGTGGAGATGAAGATTGTGACCTGATCATTGCGCGCCAGATCAATCATCAACTGCCAGAGGCTGTCGCGGGCGATGGGATCCACCCCAGAGGTCGGTTCGTCCAGGATCAACAGTTGCGGTTTGTGCACCATCGCGACGGCCAGCGACAGGCGCTGGCGAATGCCCAGCGGCAGGTTGTCGGGCATGGCATGGAGCGCTTCGCCCAAGCCGAAATGTTCGGCCATTTCGTCTACCCGTACCGGGATGTCCGCTTCCGGCACCTGGAACAGGCGCGCATGCAGCACCAGGTTCTGGCGCACCGACAGTTCCGAATACAGTGAAAACGTCTGCGACATGTAGCCCACACGCCGGCGCGTATCGATATCTTTTGCATTGACCTGCCGCCCGAACAGCGAAGCACTTCCCTCGCTGGCCGGCAGCAGGCCCGTCAGCATCTTCATGGTAGTAGACTTGCCGCAGCCGTTGGAGCCGATGAATCCGAAAATCTCGCCCTTGTGAATGCTAAAATTGACGTGGTCAACGGCGACAAAATCGCCAAAGCGCATGGTAAGGTTTTTGGCCTCAATGGCAATTTCAGCGTTGCCTCCATCGGCAAGCGGTGGAATCGTCACTTCCCGGTGTCCGCGCCGTTTTTCCTCCGGCAGCAGGGCGATGAAGGCTGCATCCAGCGACTCGGCGCCGGTGCGTTCGAGCAGTTCGGCCGGCGTGCCGGTGGCCAGCACCCGGCCGGCATCCATCGCCGCCAGCCAGTCAAAGCGCTGCGCTTCGTCCATGTAAGCAGTGGCCACGATCACGCTCATGCCGGAGCGCTCAATGCGGATGTGCGAGATGAGGTCCCAGAACTGAGCGCGCGCCAAGGGATCGACGCCGGTGGTCGGCTCATCGAGGATCAGCAGGTCCGGGTCGTGAATCAGCGCACAGCACAGGCCCAGCTTCTGCTTCATGCCGCCGGAGAGCTTGCCTGCCGGACGCGGCAGGAACGGGAACAGGCCGGTGTTGCGGGTCAACTCGTCGATACGGCGGCGGCGTCCGGCGGCGTTGTGGCCGAACAGCCGCCCGAAGAACTGCAGGTTCTCCTCCACCGACAAAGTCGGATAGAGATTCTTGCCCAAGCCTTGCGGCATATAGGCGATATGGGGGCAGACATTCTTGCGATGGCGCGCGCCGGCCATGTCGCCGTCCAGTGCATGCACAGTGCCCTGTTGCACCGCACGGGCGCCGGCCATTAGCGACAGCAGGCTGGACTTGCCCGCGCCGTCCGGGCCGATCAGGCCGGCCATGCGCCCGGCCGGAACATCGAGACTCACGGAATCCAGCGCCAGGGTCTTGCCGTAGCGCAGACTGACTTCGTGCAGCTTCGCCACAGGCGGCGCAAGGTCGGCCGCGAAATTGCGTTCATTAATCATTGTGGTTTAACCTGCAAATGGGCCGGCCATTCTGCTTTGGAGTCCAGCCGGATATAGGCCATGCCGGGCAGTCCGGTCTTGACCTGGGTGATATACTTTCTAAGCAGATCCGGGGGAATCTGCGCCCGGACACGGAACATCAACTTCTGCCGTTCGCTCGCCGTCTCCACGGTTTTCGGGGTAAACTGGGCCACATCGGCAACAAACGACACCTTTGCCGGAATGACATACTTGGGAGCGGCGTCGAGTATCAGCCGCACCTCGGTACCGAGCGCGACCCGCCCCACCACAGCCGTTGGCAGGAAAAAAGTCATATAAACATCGCTCAGGTCAACCATATTCAGCACCCGGCCGCCGGCGCCGACCACTTCGCCGGGCTGAGCGACGCGGTACTGCACCCGCCCTTCACGGGGAGCCTTGAGGGCGCTGTCTGTTATATCGGCCTGGATGCGTTCGACGGTTGCCCGCGCGGCTTCGACGCCCGACTGCGCGCCGGCAATCCCGGCTTGCGCCGTTACGATGGTCGCGGCGGCGGCGGCAAGTTGGGCGCGGGCCGCGTTGACGGCGGCAACGGCACTCTGGACCCTCGCACTGTCATCATCAGCCTCCTGTTGCGAAGTCGCCGCTTCGGCAGCGAGGGTTAAGGAGCGAAGCGCGCGCTTCCGGGCCACGCCCAGTTCGGCCTCGCGCTGCCGGACCAGCGCCAGCGCCGCCTCTTTTTCGCTTCCGCGCTGGACCAATTGACTCCGCGCCGTTTCAACGGCGCTCTGCGCCTGTTTCAACTGCGCTTCGGCCTGCCGGCGCTGGGCTTCAAGTACTTCGGTATCCATCAACGCTACTACCTGTGCGGCGGCGACTAAGTCCCCTTCACGCACCAGAATATCCTTCAACCGGCCGGGTGTTTTGGCAGCAACGTCAATCTCGACTGCCTCAATGCGGCCATTGCCACTGACAAGGCCTTTGTTTTTGTCATCCTTGCCAAATATTTGCCAGGCGGCGACACCCAGGCCGCCAAGAATCAGTATCACTACGGCTATGATCAACCATTTCTTCTGTTGTTTTGTTATGGTCTTCTTAGACTCGGCTGAGGCTTCAGGCTTCGGCTCGGCTGCCTTAGCTTCAGGTTTAGGCTCGTTGGTCATGGTCCTCTCTCCATCGTTTCGTGGCACACGCAGCACCCTTTGAGTTATTGCCCTTTATGCGCAGTTCCACCGCCCAGCGCCGCATAGAGGTTCACACTGCTCCCGAGCAGCGCCCGTCGCACCTGCACCAGTGCCTGTTCGGCTACAAACCTGTCGCGTTCGGCATCGAGCACCTCCAGGTACGGCGCCGCGCCGTTCTGATAACGCAACCAGGCCAGACGTGCACGTTCTATTTGGGCCGCCAGGGTCGCCTGCTGAGCGGCAACCTGCTCAGTGAGCCAGTGACGCTCGGCCAGCGCGTCGGACACCTCACGGAAGGCCCCCTGAATCGTTCGCTCATAGTCGGCGACAGCCAGATTGCGGCGTGCTGCCGACACGTCGAGATTGGCCCGATTGCGCCCGCCATCGAAAATCGGCAGTGTCAAACTCGGTGAAAAACTCCAGATAGCACTGCCTGCAGCAAAGAGACCACTCAGTTCGGCGCTGGCAGTGCCGAAATTTCCGGTCAACACAATACGTGGGAAAAAAGCTGCACGGGCGGCGCCGATGTTGGCATTGGCCACCTTCAACTGATGCTCGGCAGCGAGTATATCCGGACGGTTAATCAGCAAGTCCGAGGGCAGTCCTACAGAAATTTCCCGCACAAACCCCGCTTCGATCAGGGACAGCGGCCTGGTCTCG is from Dehalococcoidia bacterium and encodes:
- the rbbA gene encoding ribosome-associated ATPase/putative transporter RbbA, with the translated sequence MINERNFAADLAPPVAKLHEVSLRYGKTLALDSVSLDVPAGRMAGLIGPDGAGKSSLLSLMAGARAVQQGTVHALDGDMAGARHRKNVCPHIAYMPQGLGKNLYPTLSVEENLQFFGRLFGHNAAGRRRRIDELTRNTGLFPFLPRPAGKLSGGMKQKLGLCCALIHDPDLLILDEPTTGVDPLARAQFWDLISHIRIERSGMSVIVATAYMDEAQRFDWLAAMDAGRVLATGTPAELLERTGAESLDAAFIALLPEEKRRGHREVTIPPLADGGNAEIAIEAKNLTMRFGDFVAVDHVNFSIHKGEIFGFIGSNGCGKSTTMKMLTGLLPASEGSASLFGRQVNAKDIDTRRRVGYMSQTFSLYSELSVRQNLVLHARLFQVPEADIPVRVDEMAEHFGLGEALHAMPDNLPLGIRQRLSLAVAMVHKPQLLILDEPTSGVDPIARDSLWQLMIDLARNDQVTIFISTHFMNEAGRCDRISLMHAGRVLATGKPTELVSKSGAATLEETFIGYLQEAGASEATPPAVNEAKPALPAAGRTAMPTRRFSFNLNRAWSYSLREMLELKRDPVRATMALLGTVILMFVVGYGINLDVENLTYAVLDHDQTMLSQNYALNLSGSRYFVERPPITDYDDLDRRMRAGEIALAVEIPPAFARDVARGTAVQVGAWVDGAMPQRAETVQGYVQGIHQGWLLDMAKPRLSQSAASGPATIETRFRYNPDVKSLPAMVPAVIPMLLLMIPAMLTALSVVREKEMGSIINLYVTPVTRSEFLLGKQFPYVVLALFNFGLMTLLAVTVFAVPVKGSFLTLAAGALLFVIFSTGVGLFASAFTRSQIAAMVVAIIGTMIPAIQFAGMLNPVSSLEGMGAFIGRIYPATYFLNISRGVFNKALGFSSLHASLWPLLLAVPVILGLSIILLKKQEV
- a CDS encoding HlyD family efflux transporter periplasmic adaptor subunit; this translates as MTKQQKKWLIIAVVILILGGLGVAAWQIFGKDDKNKGLVSGNGRIEAVEIDVAAKTPGRLKDILVREGDLVAAAQVVALMDTEVLEAQRRQAEAQLKQAQSAVETARSQLVQRGSEKEAALALVRQREAELGVARKRALRSLTLAAEAATSQQEADDDSARVQSAVAAVNAARAQLAAAAATIVTAQAGIAGAQSGVEAARATVERIQADITDSALKAPREGRVQYRVAQPGEVVGAGGRVLNMVDLSDVYMTFFLPTAVVGRVALGTEVRLILDAAPKYVIPAKVSFVADVAQFTPKTVETASERQKLMFRVRAQIPPDLLRKYITQVKTGLPGMAYIRLDSKAEWPAHLQVKPQ